In Nitrospirota bacterium, the genomic window GGGATTGGCTTAGCCCTTGTAGCAGCAGTTAAAGGTTATAAGGCTATTTTAGTCATGCCTGAGAGTATGAGTACAGAGAGATTTGGACTACTCTCATCTTTTGGGGCTGAGGTAGTATTGACACCTGCTATAGATGGAATGAAGGGTTCTATTATAGAAGCTGAGAGACTCTTGAAGGAAAACCCCGGATATTTTATGCCGGACCAGTTCTCAAATCCGGCAAATCCGGAGTCACACAGAAAAACTACAGCTCCTGAGATATGGGATGTCATGAATGGAAAGGTAGATGCGTTTGTGGCTGCTGTAGGTACTGGCGGCACTATTACAGGGGTTGGCGAGGTTCTTAAAGGGCTGAAAAAGGATATCAAAATCGTAGCAGTTGAACCTGCATCATCACCTGTTATATCAGGGGGTTCTCCAGGGCCGCATAAGATCCAGGGGATCGGGGCAGGTTTTATACCCAGTGTCTTAAACAGGGATATAATTGATGAGATTATACCGGTAACTGATGATGAGGCATTCGAAACAGCAAAGTTGCTTTCTAAAGAAGAAGGGCTTATGGTTGGTATATCATCCGGTGCAAATGTTTTTGCCGCCATGAAAGTTGCAAAGAAATTAGGGGCAGGGAAAAATGTTGTTACTGTGTTGTGTGATACAGGGGAAAGATATATAAGCATAGAAAAATATTTCAGAATGTAGTTGACGTTGAAAAATACCCATTTGCGGCGTCAGGACATTAAATTTAAGGCTCAACGTACGAAAAAGTACGCCTCGCCTAAAATTTGATATCCTTCCTTGCAACTGTGCATTTTTGAACGTCAACTTGGGAACTTGTGATTGGAGGAAATGATTGGGCTTCACTGACGATCAGATAAAGCGGTACAGCAGGCATATAATCCTGCCTGAGGTTGGAGGGAAGGGGCAGAAGAAGATAGGCCAATCCAGGGTATTGGTAATTGGCGCCGGTGGACTCGGTTCACCAGCGGCATACTATCTTGCCGCTGCGGGTATCGGAGTTCTTGGTATAATTGATGGTGATGTCGTTGATCTCTCAAATTTACAGAGGCAGATAATCCATCAGACATCCGACATTGATAAGCCAAAGGTAATTTCTGCAAAGGAGAAAATCGAGGCGTTAAATCCGGATGTAGAGGTAAAAACATATCATGAACTCCTGACCTCTCATAATGCATTAAGCCTTTTTAAAGAGTATGATGTTATTCTGGATGGCACTGATAATTTTCCGGCAAAATTTTTAGCTAATGATGCAGCCGTCTTTACTGGTAAGCCGCTCGTACATGGCGGGATATTGAGGTTTGTCGGCCAGATTATGTCTATTGTACCCCATGAGACCGCCTGCTACAGGTGCGTTTTTAATAGCCCGCCTCCCCCTGGTCTGATACCGACTTGTCAGGAGGCTGGAGTGGTTGGTGTGCTTGCCGGGGTAGTGGGGACTATACAGGCAACAGAGGTGTTAAAATTAATATTGAATATCGGGGAACCACTCAAAGACAGATTGATGACCTTCGATGCCAGCAAGATGGAATTCAGGGAAATCAAGATTAAGAGAAATCTAAAGTGCCCGGTATGCGGTGAAAATCCCACGATTAAAGAATTGATAGATTATGAACAAGAAGTCTGCAACATCTGATACCTTAAAACAAAAAATAAAAGGGCTTAAATGCAGGGAGTGCGGGAAGTTGTATCCGGCTGTTGCATTGCACGTTTGTGAGTTCTGTTTTGGTCCCCTCGAAGTTGATTATAATTACGATGAGATCAAAAAGCACATCAGCCGGGAACGAATAGAAAACGGCCCCGGTAGTCTCTGGAGATATGCCGATCTTCTTCCTGTTGAAGGTCCGCCAACGGTTGGTTTGTACGCCGGCTTTACACCTCTGATTGAGGCAAGGAATCTTGGTGAAGAGCTTGGCTTGAAAAAACTCTATATTAAGAATGATACTGTAAACCACCCCACACTTTCATTTAAAGACAGGGTCGTAGCAGTGGCCATTACACGGGCCAGGGAACTAGGCTTTACCGCTGTTGCGTGCGCTTCAACAGGAAACCTCGCTAACTCTGTGGCAGCCCATGCGGCTGAGGCCAGACTAAAGTGTTACGTATTTATACCGGGTGACCTTGAGGCAGGTAAGATACTGGGAAGCCTTATATATGCTCCTACAGTAGTTGCAGTGAACGGAAATTATGATGATGTGAACAGATTGTGCAGTGAGGTGGCGGGAGAGTTCAATTGGGCATTTGTTAACATTAATATCAGACCATATTATGCCGAGGGCTCAAAGACACTCGCATTTGAAACAGCCGAGCAACTCGGGTGGAAGGCGCCAGAGCATGTAGTTGTTCCGGTGGCATCAGGATCATTGTTGACAAAGATATGGAAGGGTTTTAATGAGTTTAAGAACCTCGGGTTGATAGACAGTGTGCCTACCAGGGTGAATGGAGCTCAGGCCGAAGGTTGTTCACCGGTAGCCTCTGCTTTTAAAGAAGGCAGGGATTTTATTAAACCTGTTAAACCGAATACTATTGCCAAATCTATAGCGATTGGCAACCCTGCAGATGGATATTATGCCCTTAAGGCCGTGCATGAGAGTAAGGGTAATATTGAGGCAGTCTCTGACGCAGAGACCGTTGATGGTATTAAGCTCCTTGCGAGAACAGAGGGGATATTTGCCGAGACAGCCGGCGGGGTCACCATAGCAGTCTTAAAGAAGTTAGCCATGAAGGGGCTAATTCCCCGGGATGAAACCGTAGTAGCCTATGTCACAGGTAATGGCCTCAAGACTCAGGAGGCTGTAATAAACGCTGTCGGGGATGTTGTAAGGATTGATCCTTCTATGGACTCATTTGAAAAGTCGTTGAACATCAGGGGAAAAACATAAGAGGTGGAACATGGCAATTAAGGTTAGGATTCCAACGCCGCTGCGTAGATTAACCGACGGGTTGGGAGAGGTTGATGTATCAGGGAACACAATAGGGGAGATGCTTGGGGACCTTGAAGTAAGGTATCCCGGGATTAAAGATAGGCTTTGTGACGAGGCAGGAAACCTGAGGCGGTTTGTGAATATATATGTTAATGAAGAGGATATAAGATTTAAACAGGGCAGTGATACGGTCCTCTCAGATGGTGATGAGGTCTCTATTGTCCCTGCCATAGCCGGAGGATAGACGGATGTCACATTACAGGATAAGAATTAATTTTCCGGAGGATAAGATTACGGAGCCAATCATCTACCAGTTAGGCCGCGAATTTAATGTTGTTACCAATGTAAGAAGGGCGGATGTAAGGGAGAAGACAGGTTGGGTTGAGCTTGAGTTGGAAGGTGATTCCGCAGAGATAGAGAAGGCCGTTGAATCCCTGAGGGCAAAGGGCGTGAAGGTAGAGCCTATAGAGAGAAATATTATCGAGTAGTTGACGCTGAAAAAGGCGGTGTACCCGTTGCGCTGAAGTCAATTGCAACGGGTCATGCGGCGTCAGGACATTTTTGAGCGTCAACTACTGGCAAGAGAGGGAAGATGATTAATGGATTTTACTGAGGATCAGATTAAGCGCTACAGCAGGCACATTATCCTTTCTGAGGTTGGAGGTAAGGGGCAGGAGAAGCTCTGTGAATCTAAAGTCTTTATTACCGGTGCAGGAGGACTTGGATCACCTGTAGCCTTGTATCTTGCTGCAGCTGGAATTGGCACTATCGGAATAATAGATGACGATGTTGTTGACATGTCGAATCTTCAGAGACAGATCCTGCATTCGATGAAGACAATTGATAAGCCTAAGGTAGAATCAGCAAAGATGACTTTAGAGGCCATAAATCCTGATGTTAAGGTTATTCCTTACAGGGAGAGGTTATCTTCGGCAAATATAATGGATATAATCAAGGATTATGACCTTGTGCTTGACGGGTCAGATAACTTTCCCACAAGGTTTCTTGTAAATGATGCATGTTTTTTTAGTAAAAAAACACTTATATCCGGTAGTATCTTCCGGTTTGAAGGGCAGGTGACTACGCTTAAGCCTCATGATGGTCATCCATGCTACAGGTGTCTCTATCCTGAGCCGCCACCACCTGGTCTTGTGCCAAGTTGTCAGGAGGCCGGTGTCCTTGGCGTACTTGCCGGTACTGTCGGAGTAATCCAGGCGACTGAGGCAGTTAAGGAAGTGCTTGGAATGGGTAGTTCGCTTGCGTCTCACTTGTTGATTTATGATGCCCTTGGTATGAAGTTTCTCAAGGTAAAGACCCAGAAAGACCCCAACTGCTTCCTGTGCGGAAAAGAGCAAAAGATTACTGAGTTGATGGACTACGAGCAGAGCTGCACACTTAAAATATAATAAATAGGGACAGCGACTATTTATTATATTTCAAATAAATAGTCGCTGTCCCTATTTATTATGCTAAAAGTTCCTTCCAATATTTCCAGTGCCATGCTTGAACATGCAAAGACTGATTTTCCCCTTGAGTGTTGCGGAATACTTGGAGGTAAGGGTGATGAGGCAACACACATCTACCGCATGAGAAATATTGACAAATCCAAAGTAACTTACCTTATGGACCCGGCTGAGCAGATGAAGGTTTTTAAAGAGATGAGGAGTCTTGGGATAGAATTGAAGGCTATATACCATTCTCATCCCAACCATCCTGCCTTACCTTCACGAACAGATGTTGAACTCGCCTACTATCCTGAAGCGGTCTATATTATTATCTCGATAAATGACAGCAAGGAAACAAAGATCGGCAGTTTCAATATAGTGGATAAAAATATTACAATAGCAGAAATAGACATTCAGTAGGTTATGGTTAAACGCTCTATCTGTTTTGCCACAGGTTCCGTATTAGTAGTTATTGGACTGTTAGGCTTCCTGCTTCCATTTTTTCCTGGTTTTGTCCCATTTATCATCGGGTTAGTTTTTCTTTCACGGTCAAGCTCATTCATAAGGCGGAAAATGTCCAGGCTTAAGACCATGTTCCCAAAGCAATATGCTAAGTTTAATGAGATAAAGGGAAGGTTCTATGATAAAGATATTGACGAATAAGATAATCAATACTGATTATCCGCTTATCTCCGTCGTTTTTTCATCTCTTCTTCAAAAAAACGGTTGTACTGGTGGTTCCAGTCAGGAGTTCCTTCGGCAATCTTCATAGTGTATACGGCGAGTTTCTTTCTCACAATGGCATCTACTTCCTGATCGAGATGGACTTCTGAGGCAATCAGCCGCTTTATTTCCCGTAAGGTAGTGACCTCATCTCCATTTAATGTAACAGGAATATTTTTAAGGCTGTTTAATATAAGGTGTGACAGGTGGTTTATTTTGTCTTCGCTCAGTGTCATGCTAAAGAATAATTCCCCTTTCCTTA contains:
- the moeB gene encoding molybdopterin-synthase adenylyltransferase MoeB, which translates into the protein MGFTDDQIKRYSRHIILPEVGGKGQKKIGQSRVLVIGAGGLGSPAAYYLAAAGIGVLGIIDGDVVDLSNLQRQIIHQTSDIDKPKVISAKEKIEALNPDVEVKTYHELLTSHNALSLFKEYDVILDGTDNFPAKFLANDAAVFTGKPLVHGGILRFVGQIMSIVPHETACYRCVFNSPPPPGLIPTCQEAGVVGVLAGVVGTIQATEVLKLILNIGEPLKDRLMTFDASKMEFREIKIKRNLKCPVCGENPTIKELIDYEQEVCNI
- a CDS encoding NIL domain-containing protein, giving the protein MSHYRIRINFPEDKITEPIIYQLGREFNVVTNVRRADVREKTGWVELELEGDSAEIEKAVESLRAKGVKVEPIERNIIE
- a CDS encoding MoaD/ThiS family protein, with protein sequence MAIKVRIPTPLRRLTDGLGEVDVSGNTIGEMLGDLEVRYPGIKDRLCDEAGNLRRFVNIYVNEEDIRFKQGSDTVLSDGDEVSIVPAIAGG
- a CDS encoding M67 family metallopeptidase; this translates as MLKVPSNISSAMLEHAKTDFPLECCGILGGKGDEATHIYRMRNIDKSKVTYLMDPAEQMKVFKEMRSLGIELKAIYHSHPNHPALPSRTDVELAYYPEAVYIIISINDSKETKIGSFNIVDKNITIAEIDIQ
- a CDS encoding threonine synthase — encoded protein: MNKKSATSDTLKQKIKGLKCRECGKLYPAVALHVCEFCFGPLEVDYNYDEIKKHISRERIENGPGSLWRYADLLPVEGPPTVGLYAGFTPLIEARNLGEELGLKKLYIKNDTVNHPTLSFKDRVVAVAITRARELGFTAVACASTGNLANSVAAHAAEARLKCYVFIPGDLEAGKILGSLIYAPTVVAVNGNYDDVNRLCSEVAGEFNWAFVNINIRPYYAEGSKTLAFETAEQLGWKAPEHVVVPVASGSLLTKIWKGFNEFKNLGLIDSVPTRVNGAQAEGCSPVASAFKEGRDFIKPVKPNTIAKSIAIGNPADGYYALKAVHESKGNIEAVSDAETVDGIKLLARTEGIFAETAGGVTIAVLKKLAMKGLIPRDETVVAYVTGNGLKTQEAVINAVGDVVRIDPSMDSFEKSLNIRGKT
- a CDS encoding DUF507 family protein, yielding MLRKGELFFSMTLSEDKINHLSHLILNSLKNIPVTLNGDEVTTLREIKRLIASEVHLDQEVDAIVRKKLAVYTMKIAEGTPDWNHQYNRFFEEEMKKRRR
- the cysK gene encoding cysteine synthase A codes for the protein MSKKIYNNAIDLIGNTPMVRINKIPGLDGGNVYAKMELFNPGGSIKDRICLSMIEEAEKSGKLHPGDTIIEPTSGNTGIGLALVAAVKGYKAILVMPESMSTERFGLLSSFGAEVVLTPAIDGMKGSIIEAERLLKENPGYFMPDQFSNPANPESHRKTTAPEIWDVMNGKVDAFVAAVGTGGTITGVGEVLKGLKKDIKIVAVEPASSPVISGGSPGPHKIQGIGAGFIPSVLNRDIIDEIIPVTDDEAFETAKLLSKEEGLMVGISSGANVFAAMKVAKKLGAGKNVVTVLCDTGERYISIEKYFRM
- the moeB gene encoding molybdopterin-synthase adenylyltransferase MoeB, which gives rise to MDFTEDQIKRYSRHIILSEVGGKGQEKLCESKVFITGAGGLGSPVALYLAAAGIGTIGIIDDDVVDMSNLQRQILHSMKTIDKPKVESAKMTLEAINPDVKVIPYRERLSSANIMDIIKDYDLVLDGSDNFPTRFLVNDACFFSKKTLISGSIFRFEGQVTTLKPHDGHPCYRCLYPEPPPPGLVPSCQEAGVLGVLAGTVGVIQATEAVKEVLGMGSSLASHLLIYDALGMKFLKVKTQKDPNCFLCGKEQKITELMDYEQSCTLKI